A window of Actinomycetota bacterium genomic DNA:
TCCATACTGATGTGGGCACTGTTTACATTTCCTATAATAGGAGACAATTACTCCAAGGACTATAATGCAGAAATAGCATCCGTGGAACAGTCTTTTGAGTCAAATGAGATAACGGAAGATGAATATCAGGAAAAAATAACAGCAATAGAGGCTATGAAAAGTTCGGAACAGCTTTCTTACTCTGCAGCAGGCCGAATAGGGCGCTTCATTGAACCTGTTTTCAAACCTCTTGGCTTTGACTGGAAACTGGCCGTAGCATCCATTTCAGGAATAGCTGCCAAAGAAGTAGTCGTATCAACAATGGGAACACTCTACAGCATTCAGGAAGCGGATGAAGAATCTGAATCTTTAAAAAACAATATTACAAATGAGTATAGCCCGCTGGTCGGCTATAATTTTATGCTGTTCTCCCTTCTTTATTTTCCATGCATGGCAGGCATGGCTGTATTCAGAAGAGAAGCAGGATGGAAGGAAATGTGGTTCCAGATAGGATTTACATTGCTTCTTGCCTGGGTCGTTTCGTTTCTCGTATTCCAGATAGGAAGAATGTTTATATAAAAAAAGATGCATGTAAGGTGTTTTTGGTATTTTCAGGGATTAACAGAACAGGTTGAACATAGCCGGTACCCTTAACCATGAAAGAGTGAAAAAGAAAATAAGGTAAAATTATGAATACATTACAAGGTGTAGCTGATACATTATTTATTCCTTTGGAAGCGCGTATTTTTGTATCAAAAAATTACCCGGAATATTTTTTTGATGAAAAAGCTTTATCGCTGGAAAAATATATCCCCGGCGACAGTATGCGGGAAAAATCCTCTGAATACTCATTCATGGCTTCTGTTGCCAGATATTATAATATTGATAAAATGACAAAAGCATTTTGCTTAAAGCACAAACAATGCAATATTGTCAATCTTGGAGCAGGACTTGAGACTGGATATTACCGCCTGAATGAACAAAATGCCATATTCTATGAAGTTGACCTGCCTGAAGTAATCTCCACCAGACGTTCAGTGCTGGGCGAACATTCAAATGATATACTGCTTGAGGGAGATATTTTTGATCTTATTTGGACTGATTATATTGACAAAGCAATACCCACTTTGGTTATTGCTTCCGGTGTTTTTCAGTATTTTGCCGGGGATAAGATCATTCAGTTTATTCTCAACCTCAAAAATATCTTTAATGGAGCCGAGCTGATATTTGACGCTGTTAATGAAGCAGGCATTAAATATGCGAATAAGTATGTTAAGAAAACCGGAAATACAGACGCCTTAATGCATTTTTATGTTAATGACAGTGTCGAGTTTGCCAGAAAAACTGCTACAACACTGATTGAGGAGCGAATGTTTTTTACAGATGCAAGAAGAATGCTCGCAAAGAAGTTATCCATTTACACTCGTATTTTCATGAAGGTCGTTGATGATAAAAAGAGGATTATTTTATTGCATCTTAAAATGTCTTAAATTCTGCACTATTATGCCGGCACAAAACTGCATTCTGAGAAATAAACCCCGATAAGCAATTTTTCCATATAGCCTTGACAAATTTCTTTAAAAATATAAAGTTAAGCAATCTTAACTTAATGGAGGTTATAAATTGGATATTGCCGAAAAAGAAAAAATGCTTACCGTCGCTCTTGTTGGTAATCCAAACTCA
This region includes:
- a CDS encoding class I SAM-dependent methyltransferase, which translates into the protein MNTLQGVADTLFIPLEARIFVSKNYPEYFFDEKALSLEKYIPGDSMREKSSEYSFMASVARYYNIDKMTKAFCLKHKQCNIVNLGAGLETGYYRLNEQNAIFYEVDLPEVISTRRSVLGEHSNDILLEGDIFDLIWTDYIDKAIPTLVIASGVFQYFAGDKIIQFILNLKNIFNGAELIFDAVNEAGIKYANKYVKKTGNTDALMHFYVNDSVEFARKTATTLIEERMFFTDARRMLAKKLSIYTRIFMKVVDDKKRIILLHLKMS